CAAAAAAGAAGGAATAAGCTATCTCGGATTGAACATTGACAGCAAAAAACGAAACCCGATACACTTAGACAGGAAAGGGGTTATTATATGAATAAATCAATCGCTGTCTATTGGCGAATGACACGACCGCATACCTTAACGGCAAGTTTTGTTCCGGTCGTCGTCGGTACGGCAGTTGTCGCACCACGCGTGGAATCGTTACGCTTGGATTTGTTCGTGGCGATGTTGATCGCATCGATGCTGATTCAAATCGCAACGAATCTGTTCAATGAATACTACGATTACAAACGTGGTTTAGATACGGAGGAATCGGTCGGAATTGGTGGATCGATCGTTCGTGACGGATTCAAGCCGGGTACGATTTTAGCGTTCGCACTGACGTTATATGGCATCTCAGCAGTGCTCGGTGTGTATCTGTGTATCGAGACATCGTGGTGGTTGCTTGTCGTAGGACTCATCTCGATGTTCGTCGGATATATCTATACGGGGGGACCACTCCCGATTGCCTATACGCCGTTCGGAGAAGTCGTTGCCGGCTTTTTCATGGGTTACATTATCATTGCGATTTCTGCGTACTTGCAAATCGGCTATGTACCGACAGAAGCCGTTGCAATTTCAGTACCTGTTGCTATCTTGATCGGCTCGATTCTGCTTGCGAACAATATTCGTGACTTGGATAACGATAAAGTCAATGGACGTAAAACAATTGCTTGTCTCGTTGGACATCGCCGTGCTGTATACGTATTGATTGGATTTTTTGCAGCCGCAGTTCTCTCTCTTGTCATTGCTGTACTTGCATTCGAGGTCTCGTGGTTTGCACTACTTGCATTGTTAAGTATTCCACTCATGATTAAAGCCGTTCGTCTCTTCTGGGAAGACCTACCACCGGAAAAGCTAATGCCTGGAATGGCACAGACTGGTAAGGTAAACACGATTTTTGGACTCTTACTCGCAATTAGTCTCGTCATCGCGAATATTTGAATTCAACTAAAGCAGCAGGCGATTCGCTTGCTGCTTTTTCATGCGAAGAGAGAACAGTTAGAAAAAAAGTGCTTCGGTTGTCACTGATTTAAAATTTTACTATAATTGAAGCAATGTGCCTGAAAGATCAATTCAAGGTCGGAAATCAGGAAATATGGTTAGAGGTGGAACTGGAATGAATAAAATCGCGGTAATCGGAAAAGTATTCGTCGACATAAAAGGAACTTCGTTCGCTCCCTTACACAAGGATGCGAAAAACGTAGGAGACATCACGTTTTCGAATGGAGGAACAGGACGCAACGTAGCACAAAACCTAGCCGTCCTCGGGAATGAAGTTCGCTTTATCTCGACGGTTACGAATGACCAGATTGGCGTAGGAGTGCTCGATGAGTTGAAATCTTACGGTGCGAATGTGGATCATGTCGAAATGTTAGAAGATCATGGAATGGGTATGTGGCTAGCTGTCATGGATAACGAAGGTGATTTGCAAACCTCAATCTCGAAACAGCCAGATGCCAAACTGCTCGAAGAAGCGATCTTACGTCAATCGATCTATGCACTTGATGGAGTCGATGCCGTGGCAATCGATCTTGATTTGTCTGTTACTGTGCTCGAACGCTTGATTCATTTATGTCGTAAAATGGAGTTACCATTGTTTGGTGTTTGCGGTCACTTGAGCGTCATCGAACGAAATCGTCACCTGTTACAAGGATTCACTGGATTCATTTGTAGTCGAGAAGAAGCAGAAATTTTGTCTGATCTATCGATCGTGACGGTAGAAGATGCGATTCATGTAGCAAACGAGTTAGCAAAAAAAGGCGCTCCGTTCACGGTCGTCACGATGAGCGAACTCGGTGCGGTCTATGTCGATCGTCGCACGGCGACATCAGGTCACGTCGGAACGAAAAAAGTAAAAGTCGTCGATTCGACTGGAGCAGGCGATTCCTTCTTCTCCGCTGTCTTGTCTGAACTGACACAAGAAAAGTCGGCAGAAGAGGCACTGAAGCTTGGCATGAGGGTAGCAGCAGAAGTCATCGCTTCGACAGAGAATGGACTTGTTCCTGAAATGCTGGATGCGATTCAATAAGTAGAATTTGAAGAGGGGGTGGCGTCATGCCGATTCAACGAAGTGCGATCATTTTACGAAACGAACAGGATGAAATTGCGTTAATCCGTAGGGATAAACCGAACGAAACGTATTATGTCTTTCCAGGCGGTGGGAAAGATGATGGGGAATCGTTAGAAGAGACAGCGATTCGTGAAGCACATGAAGAACTTGGTATCGACGTGGAGTTGACCGGCGTCGCCGCTATCGTCCGTTTTAACGGATTCGATAACCCTTATTTTTGGGCAAAAACAATTGGTGGTCGTTTTGGAACGGGAACAGGTGAAGAATTCGAAGAAGAAGGATCGGGTTATACGCCAGTTTGGATTAAACGTTCGGAGTTACCTTCATTGCCGATTCGTCCGCCGTCACTTGCGAAACAGTTGGCAGAAATGACAGAACCGTTCTATGAATTAATCCTTTCTGAGAACGAATGAGGTTTTAGTTGAAATAAAATGGGAAAAGTATATTAAAACAATGAGGTGGTCGTTGACTGCCTCTTTTTCATGAAGGAGAGATGACGATGGCGCATTCACGCGACCCAAAAGGGCTTGCCCTGAACTTAAAGCAGCGAATGTCCGATCATAACATCACGGATTATGCAGGGACGCTCGCTTATTACTGGTTTTTATCCATTTTCCCAGGTATCATTTTCGTCATTTCCGTCTTATCGTTCTTTGATATCGATCGGCAGACGCTCGAGTCACAAATTCGAGACCTAGCGCCAGGCGGAGCCGTCAATACGTTTACAGATACGATTTTCCAAGCCATCAAGGAACCACAAGGTGGACTGTTATCAATCGGTGCGATTCTTGCTGTCTGGTCGGCTTCAAAAGGGGTCGATCGTTTGATTACGACAGCAAACCATGCGTATGGTGACTTCTCACCCCGTGGTTTTGTCGCAGCACGAGGGATTGCCTTGTTACTGACGATCGTGCTCGGAATCGGGATGTTATTGTTGATCGTCTTGAATGTTCTCGGTGGTCCGATTATTACTTACCTTGCGAATTTCGTCCTCCCGATCGATATGGGGCAAAAAGTCTTGTTGACGGTCTTGCGGTACGTCGTGTCGACGGTTCTATTAATTGGTATTCTGTCAATCTTTTACCGCGTCGCACCAAAGCGTCCGATTACGTTTAAAGAAGCGATTCCAGGAGCTGTATTCGGTGTCATCGTCTGGCAATTGTTATCGGTTGGATTTGGTTTCTACGTCTCAAACTTCTCCAATTACAATCAAACGTACGGTTCGCTCGGTAGTGTCGTCATCTTGTTACTTTGGCTCTACTTCACTGGTTTGATCATTTTACTCGGTTCTGAATTGAACGCATCATGGGAACGATTCATGAAAAAAGCGGATCCGAAGAAGATGGAAGAGAAGCGCTTGAAGGAACAGGCGGAACTCGATGCAATTCCGACGAATACGTTCGGATGAAGATACGAAAAACGTCTGACTGCCACGCGGCAGTCAGACGTTTTTTGATGATTAAGCAGCTAATTGTTTTTCAGAAGGACGTGGTGTAAGGCGTGGTAAAGCGTCCTGTTGGAGGAGGCGTAAACCATTTAAGATGACAAGAATCGTCGATCCTTCGTGTCCGACGACAGCGAACGGCATAATCAAGAACTGTGACAAGTTCGATGCGATCAATAGGAGAATGACACCGATCGCAAGCGTGATGTTTTGTTTGACGATTCGGTTCATCTTTCGTGCTTTATGCACGGCATAGGCAAGGCGACCTAAATCGTTTTTCATCAAAACGACGTCAGCGGTCTCAAGCGCTGCATCTGTTCCTTCACCCATAGCGATTCCGACATGCGCTAGTGCAAGCGCTGGGGCATCGTTAATACCGTCACCGACCATCGCAACGGTCCGACCTTCTGTTTGGTATTGCTTGATATACCGGACTTTATCTTCAGGTAGACATTCAGCGACGAAATCCGTTAATCCCGCTTCCCGCGAAATAGCGGCTGCTGTGACCGGATTATCGCCTGTCAACATGATCGTTGCGATTCCGAGATCATTCAAAGCAGCAATCGCTGTTTTGGCTTCCGGACGAATCGTATCACGTAGTGCATAAAGTGCTACGATTTGCGATCCATTACTGACATAAACGATTGTATGTCCTTGTTCTTTAAGTGATTGTTCAATCGCGACGAATGGATCGTCTAGACCATCATGGAATGCCCGTTTACCGATGCGATACGTGACACCATTGACGGTTGCCTCAATTCCGTATCCTGTCACGTCTTTAAACGTTGACGGCTCACGAACATCAGCTTTTAAGTGGTCGACGATCGCTTGTGCGAGTGGGTGATTCGACTGCGATTCAATCGAAGCGACGGCTTGTTGAACAGCTTGAACATCCAATCCGTCCGCGTAACGACTTTCTGTAACGACTGGTTTACCTGTCGTCAGAGTACCTGTTTTATCGAAGACGATCGTGTCGACTTGTCCGAGCGTTTCAATGTGTGCGCCTCCTTTAAAGAGAACACCATTTTTCGCAGAGGCGGCAATTGCAGACAAAGCAGCAGGTGTAATCGATGCAACCAGGGCACACGGAGAGGCGACAACAAGTAGAATCATCGCGCGGTAAATACTTGTCTCAAACGTCCAACCAACGATGTAAGGAGGAAGGACCATCATAAGTGCGACGACAAGCAATACGATTTTGACATACCGGCTTTCAAACCGTTCGATGAACTGAGCAGATGGAGATTGCTCGCTTTGTGCGTTTTGAACCATATGAATGATCTTTTGGAACAAGGATTCATCTGCAGCTTTCGTCATCTCGATCGTCAAGACACCATTCATATTAACGGTCGAGTTATAGACAGTATCACCGGTCTGTTTTTCAACGGGGATTGATTCACCAGTAATCGACGCTTCTTCAATCGCCGCCTGACCACGAATGATGACACCATCAACCGGGATTCGTTCACCGGGACGGACATAGACGAGGTTACCGATTGCTAATTGTTCGATTCCGACGACTTCGAGTTGTCCGTTTGCGTTCAGGCGTGTCGCTTCTTCTGGTTGTAAAGACATCAAACTTTGTAGGGCACGCTCGTTTTTATTCATCGTATATGTTTCAAGGGCACCGGATAATGCGAAGATGAAGATCAGGATCGCACCTTCCATCCAGTATCCGATGGCAGCAGCACCGATGGCTGCTAAAATCATTAGCAGTTCAACATTCAACGTCTTTTCTTGATACGTCTCCGTCAAGCCTTCCTTCGCTTTCGCATATCCTCCGATCACATATGCAGATAAGTACAATGTGACATAAACGGCAGACGCCGCATTGAATTTTTCAAGTCCGTAAGCAACTAAAATCAATATTCCGCTAAACAATGCTAGAATCAATTCGTGATGCTCATCCCAAGCATGACGGAATACGGAACGCTGTTGAACATCGGTAGTAGTGGAAGTCGTCATATTAAAACTCCTTTCAAAATGTAAATGAGAAATGAAATCATTATAGAAAGAGAATGAGAATGTGATATATCAATGAGTTTAACTGATTGATAATGAGTTTCATTGTCTCTAGATTATAATTATTATTATCTGTAGAATTACTATACCATGCTTCAGTGAAAAGGAACAGGAAAGGAACCAGAAAGATGCAAAAATTTTTAACCCATCGGATTGGACTCGTCGTCTTTGCGTTATTGACGACTTTTTTGTGGGGAAGTGCGTTTCCCTTCATAAAAAAAAGTTATGAATTATTACAAATCACGTCTTCGGAATACGGAGAGCAACTACTGTTTGCGAGCTATCGTTTCTTTTTAGCCGGAGTGCTGTTACTTCTAGTCAGTGTCTTCGTCTTCAAGCAGACGATTACGCTGAAGGAGCGGACCTATGCCTATAGCCGACTCGGCTTCTTTTTGACATTCTTGCAGTATGTCTTCTTTTATATCGGTTTATCTTTATCAACCGGCGTGCAAGGATCAATCATTGCGGGATCGACTTCGTTCTTCCAGATGTTACTGGCTCATTTTCGATATGAAGACGATCGACTGAATCGATTTAAAGGAATCGCTCTATTCCTCGGATTTACAGGTGTCATTTTGGCAAACTGGCCGCAAGGTGGACAAGGTGTCTCGTTTGGTCTTGGAGAAGGATTGTTGATTGCAGCAATGATTTCCGGAGCATTCGGTAATTTGATCGCAAAAGAATACTCGGCACGTTATCCGGTTGCGCCGATGACAGGATGGGCGATGGTCATTGGATCAATTGGTCTCTTCATTGCGGGCGTCATACTCGACGGTCGCGTTGCACCGTTCGCATTTTCAACGACAAGTGCGTGGATGCTCGTATATCTCGCCTTTTTATCGGCGACTGGATTTACGCTATGGAATTTACTGATGAAATATAATCCTGTCAGTAAGGTGTCGTTATTTATGTTCTTCGTACCGATCTATGGAGTCAGTTTATCTGCCTTGATTCTTGGCGAGACGATTCCACCGCAAGCGTTGTTCGGTCTCTTGTTCGTCGTAGGTGGTATTCTAGTTTCGACGTACTTGCCTGTCTGGTTTCAAAAGCGAGGTTGACGAAGATTCAGAATCGTGCAAAAATAGTTTCAATTAAAGTAACTCCCAATCGTTCGTTGCTTAAGCCGACCCGTTCGGCTTTTTTCTGTACGGTCATCTAAAGACCGATTCGGCCTTGTCTGAAAGGCTAGTGCGACTATAAAACGGAAGGAGATGAAAACGGATGGAACGGAATGAGATCGTTCGAAAGATCATTGCCACTCGTCGTCCACGTGATGAGTTTGCCCGGTTCGTCGTGACGTGCGTCAGTCAGCAATTGAAGGAAACCCATGGAGATGTGGATGTGGAAATCATTGAAGCGGAGAGAGGTTACGATTCAGTGTGGTCAATCAACGGTCGAGAGGTCGTCGTATTGCTTGAGACAGAAGAGTTAAAGCGTGCAAAGGAACAACCATATGCGATCGACGATAAGCTCTGGCGGAGTTTTCGGCAAGAAGGAATCGTGAAATAAAAAAAGGATCTTGCGCATCAGTAGCGCAAGATCCTTTTTAGATTCGAGGTGTCTCGTGACGTTTTGCATATCGTAAGAGAAACGCAAGTGTCGTAAGGACAAGAACGAATAAACTAAAATACAGCATAGCTGGTAGCAGCACGAACAGGCTGCCAGCAATCGGTCCGAGAATCGAACCGAGACTAAAAGCGATTCCGGCAAGTAAATTACCGGTCGGTAGGAGATGACGTGGTAATTGTTCCGTCATATAGGCGACGCCAAGCGAATACGTCGAGCCGAGCGCCATCCCGCTAATTGCAAAGATTGCAAACAGCCAACCGTATCGTTCGAAGGCGAAGCAAGCAATGAGAAAAGCGACGGATCCAATCGAGAGTACGGTCACTAATGTCCGACGTTTCCCGAAGTGGTCAGCGAGCCGTCCAAGTGGTAACTGCATGATTAATGAGCTGACGACAAACGTCGTAATCAAGGTACTCGTCTCTGATAATCCATATCCATTACGCGTGGCAAACACAGGAAAACTAGCATTGAGTGTAGCTTCGAGAAAACCGTATGTAAAGCCAGGGAGTAGCGTGAACCAAGCCGTCGATAAGACAAGTCGATAGCGTGAGGCTGCACTTTGCAATTCCTCGGGCATGACGGACGATGGTTTTTCATTCGGCATACGTGATAACAAAATCAGGACAATGACAGCCAATGTTCCAGTTAAGACAAAAGGTAGCCAATCAATGACGTCAACGAGTGGTGCAGCGAGAGGTCCGAGAGCGAAACCGAGACCGAATGCCATCCCGTATAGTGACATCGTTCGTCCTAACCGTTCATTTGGGGTAATGGACGTGACCCACACTTGTGATCCATAATGTAACGTTTGATCACCAAACCCAACGAGGAAACGTAAAATCATCCAAGCAATGACGCTTGGAAGGAGTGGGAATAAGAATACAGCGACAGCAACTAGAGCAAGACCGAACGAGATGACGGGAATATAACCACGTCGTCGCAGTGGTCCTTCCATTAAAGGAGCAGCGACGATGACACCAACATAAAGAACGGCGGCGCTGAGACCGTTGATGAAAGCCGGTGTTCCTTGACGTTCAAGTAAAATGGATAACAGTGGAATCAACAGACCTTGCGTGAATCCGGAAATGAAGACGATCGATAAGATAAGAGCAAAACGACGTGACACAAGTAACGACGACCTTTCTTTTTCTTTTTAGCATAACACGCCCCGGTCTCTGAAATGGGAGACCGGGGCGTACTTCATTTATTTTCTTGTTCAAAACGTGTCGGACGCGGCATATGCAGAAGATGTTCATCCCAATCTGTCTGATCGAACACTTCATCATGTTCGATGCTGTGTGAAGTACGAATACCAACCATCATTACGAACAAGACCATGCTGAACGTACCGATGATTGCGACAATACCTACGAGCCATTCCATCCCGGTCACTCCTTTTAGAAAAACAGAATGTGTCTACTTTGTGACATTTTTCCCGGGACGCCGTCGTTCAAAACCTTTTTTTCGATTTTAAAGCCGGCTCGACTGTTTTGTGAAATCAATCTCAGGGTAGTATGCGTTCTTCACAAGCGCGTTCGGTCCAAGGCATTGCACCGCAGGGCAGTGACACGACAAGCTTTTATTCAGTTCCGTTTCTTGCCACTCGGCATAAGCATCATTGAAGGATGTCTCATGAATCGTACCAAGCGAAGCAAGTTCGTCACCGAAATCCGTTACGATGATTTCGCCGTCAAAGATGTTGACGTTGAGACGGGAACGCCCATCAGGATCATTGCGGACAGATACGTTTTTCTCTTGACGCAAGCGACGATGAAGTTCTAAATCCGCCTCTTCCATCGAGCAAGCGTAGAAGGGAAGCGTTCCGAACAACATCCAGACGTTCGGATCCCGAACGTCAAGCAAACGATGGATCCCGTCGCGAATTTCGGGTAAGCTAGCGGCTTCGATCATCGACGCGAAGTCAGCGGGGTACATTGGATGGACTTCGTGACGGACACAGCCCATATCAACGATTTCTTTATGGATCGCTTCAAGGTGTGGTAATGTCCGTTTGTTGATCATCGTCTCTGCAGAAACGATGACACCACGTGCATTTAGAACGCGGGCATTCTCTTTCATCGTTTCAAATAGTTTCGTCCGTGCTTCGCGTGACGGTTTTCGTTCCATCATCGCAAAGCCACCATCGATAAAATCGTCGACTGTTCCCCAGTTATGTGAGATGTGCAAGACATCTAAATAAGGAATGATTAATTCGTAGCGAGATAACGGAAGTGTTAAATTTGAGTTGATTTGGGTTTTAGCACCACGTTCGTGGGCATACTTAAGTAAAGGGACAACGTACTCCTTGATGGACTTCATTGAAAGCATCGGTTCGCCGCCGGTGATTGAGAAGGCACGCAGATGCTCGATTTCATCCAGACGTTGAATAAGTAGCTCGATTGGAATCTCGGGTGACTCGCTACTAGATAACATGTAACCGACGGCGCAATGTTCGCAGCGCATGTTACACAGTTTTGTTGTCGTGACTTCAATGTTCGTCAAACGGACCGTGCCGTATTGTTCAATGTCGCGATAAGCTTCCCACGGATCGTTCGCGATCGTGATGGGTGATGAATGTGACATAGATACTCCTCCTTTTTAGTGCTCCACCTCGTATCGTATGCTAAAATAACGTCGGAATCCAGCGGAAGAAAGGAAGTCTGAATAATGGGAAAAGCAAGAACTGATAAACTTGGTCAAATGAATGTGCTAAAATCAAGAATGCAGCTTCTCTGTCATACAATCGATTCACTCGATGAATCATCAGATATCGAAGATTTGGAACGACTGATCGTATCATTAGATCAACTCAAGGCGAAAGTCGTTCGATATGCGAAGGATATGAAAGAACAAGAAGAAACGAAAAAAGCGGTAGATTGAGACCGCTTTTTCATTTGTGCAAATGGAAAGGATGAAATCAATGGCAACAAAAATCAAATTACAGACAGGTGAGGTTCGTTCGGTCACTTGTCTACGGATGGGCATCAACGGTGAAGGGATCGCGACGCTCGAGCGACAGATCGTCTTCATCCCAGGATTGCTTGTAGGTGAGACGGCGCAAATCGAGATCACAGAAATTCATGCGAACTATGCGAATGCAAAGATCTTAAAGCGTGACGATCGTTCACCGGATCGCGTGACACCACTTTGCCCGGTCTATAGTGTCTGTGGCGGCTGTCAATTACAACATATGAGTTACGATGGACAATTGCGTTATAAGGAAGAAATGCTTCGCAACGCTTTCTTGAAATCAACGAAACTGAATGTTGAGAAAGCCGATATCCGTCCGACGATTGGTTCGAAGGAGTGGGGATACCGCAACAAGTCACAATTCGTTGTCGGGAAACAAGGCAATGAAATCGTCAGTGGTCTCTATTCTGCGAATTCGAATCGTCTGGTCGCAATCGATGATTGTGTCGTCCAAAATAAGGATACGCTTCGCGTCAACCAAGCTGTTACGAAATTACTCAATGACTATAAAGTACCCGTTTACCATGCGTCAAAACAAGACGGTGTCATGCGCCATATCGTCGTCCGGACAGGAATCAAAACGGGCGAAATTCAAGTCGTGCTCGTTGCCTTTAAAGATGGCTTCCGTGATCTAGAGGGCTTATCGCGCGATATCATGGACATTCCAGGTGTCGTCTCTGTTGCACTGAACATCAATGATAAGTTGACGTCACGTGTCTTCGGGGAAGAGACGGAAGTCTTGCGTGGTGTCGAGCGGATCGAAGAAGAAATGGGCGAGTTCACGTATCAACTGTCGCCGCGCGCTTTCTTCCAGTTGAACCCGGAACAGGCAGAACGGATGTATGAGGAAATTGCCCGTGCTGCTGCTTTGACAGGCGAAGAACGTGTCGTGGATGCTTATGCAGGTGTCGGTTCAATTGGACTCTGGATTGCTAAGGGGGCAAAAGAAGTCCGCGGGATGGAAATCATTGAAGAAGCAGTTGAAGATGCGAATGCGCACATGAAGCAATATGGCTTTGATCATGCGCATTATGTCGTCGGTAAGGCAGAAGCATGGATTCCACGTTGGGTCAAGGAAGGTTGGATTCCAGATGTCTTCATCGTCGATCCACCCCGTTCAGGTTGCGATACGCAGTTATTGAACGCAATGATTTCGTCTAAGGCGAAAAAAATCATCTATGTCTCGTGTAACCCGCAGACGCTTGCACGTGATTGCGATCACTTAATGAAAGCGGGATATAAGGTATCGTACATTCAACCGTATGATATGTTCCCACAAACGGCGCACGTTGAAGCGATCGTCGTGCTCGAAAAGAAGAAAAAGAAAAAGTTCTAAGTAACAAGCCCGTATGCACTCCTTGAGCGAGTGAACATACGGGCTTTTTTTCTGTGACTGCTCACTTACGTTTGCGAAACATAATCGAACGTGGCGTCACATTCGGTAAACCGTTCCTTCAACTGAGCGACACGATCAGTTGGGAGTGGACCACGTTCAATCAGTTGCTGATTCAAAGCGAGGTGTTCTGGTCGAGACGTGCCGATGATGGCTGTCGTAATCCCTGGTTCGAAGACTGTAAAACGTAATGCCGTCTCAAGCCAGCTCGATTCCTCGAGTGGATAAGCGAGTTGTTGCGCTCGTTCCCAGTAAGGTTCGACATATTGTCCGACCGGACGCTCCGTGAAACGCCATGGTGCATTACCAATTGGACGTTTGGCGATGACCCCGTGATTCAAAAGTGTAGGTAAGACTTGATCGACGCGTTGATCAAACAGATTGAAGGATGTCTGGAAACTATCGAAGCGTTTCGTTTCGATCGCATACTGCAAGTCTTCCCGGTCACCAGAATAAGCGATGACCCGGACTTTTCCTGCTTGTTTTGCTTGTTCGAGTGCCTCGATGACGTCGCCTTGAGCAAGAATTTCTCGGCTGCAGGAATGCAAGTGTACGATATCAAGATGATCCGTTTGCATCGTCCGTAAGGCTTGATCGATACCACCACGGACAGCTTCAAACGTCCAGTCCTGTGCACCCGGAACATCATATCCGACTTTCGTCGACAGAATGATATCGTGACGACGACTCTTTAGAAATTGTCCGACACGTTGCTCCGATAAACCATAGCCACGTGCTGTATCGATCAGATTAATACCAAGATCCCGTGCTTGTTCCAGTAAATATACCGCTTCGCGATCCGTCATCTGTTCTGAGCCAATATGACCGGCTCCAAAACCAAGCGGGGAAACAAGTAAGTCGGATGTTCCAAAACTTCTTAATTCCATGAACGACAATTCCTTTCAGCTAGCTTGTAATTTAAATCGATGATGTTCGTTTTTGATATACGCGATAGAT
This window of the Exiguobacterium acetylicum genome carries:
- a CDS encoding aldo/keto reductase, yielding MELRSFGTSDLLVSPLGFGAGHIGSEQMTDREAVYLLEQARDLGINLIDTARGYGLSEQRVGQFLKSRRHDIILSTKVGYDVPGAQDWTFEAVRGGIDQALRTMQTDHLDIVHLHSCSREILAQGDVIEALEQAKQAGKVRVIAYSGDREDLQYAIETKRFDSFQTSFNLFDQRVDQVLPTLLNHGVIAKRPIGNAPWRFTERPVGQYVEPYWERAQQLAYPLEESSWLETALRFTVFEPGITTAIIGTSRPEHLALNQQLIERGPLPTDRVAQLKERFTECDATFDYVSQT